A genomic segment from Bacteroidales bacterium encodes:
- a CDS encoding ATP-binding protein has translation MVKRELEQLIHKYLFKNKAVIIYGARQVGKTTLVEQLVSGYEEQTLFLNGDDADVRDRLSNLNATQLRPIIGNHKILILDEAQRIPETGLVLKLIHDNYKDVQLIATGSSAFELAGKINEPMTGRKFEFFLHPFSFGEMMDHHGFLTEKRLLEHRMIFGYYPDIALNVGQETKLLKALASSFLYKDLLTLDHVQKPVLLEKILKALALQIGNEVNYSELAQLLNSDKETIEKYIDLLEKTYIIFRLNGLNRNVRNEIKKGKKIYFYDNGIRNAVLGNFLPLSSRMDTGALWENFLISERYKFLGNRDIDFKRYFWRTTQQQEIDYIEELDGRLFAFEFKWNPLKKPFLSKTFANAYPQSEFQVISPENMHLFLTETLQKEEQ, from the coding sequence ATGGTTAAAAGAGAACTGGAACAGCTCATTCATAAATACCTGTTTAAAAATAAAGCTGTTATCATTTACGGTGCGCGACAGGTGGGAAAAACTACGCTGGTTGAGCAACTGGTCAGTGGTTACGAGGAACAAACCCTTTTCCTGAATGGCGATGATGCTGATGTCCGCGACAGATTATCAAATCTTAATGCAACACAACTCAGACCTATTATCGGTAATCATAAAATTTTGATTCTTGATGAAGCTCAGCGAATTCCGGAAACAGGTCTGGTTTTGAAACTCATTCATGATAATTATAAAGATGTTCAATTGATTGCAACAGGTTCTTCAGCATTTGAACTGGCCGGCAAGATCAATGAACCCATGACCGGACGAAAATTCGAATTTTTCCTGCATCCGTTTTCCTTTGGAGAAATGATGGACCATCATGGTTTCCTGACTGAAAAAAGACTGCTTGAGCATCGGATGATCTTTGGTTATTACCCCGACATTGCACTTAACGTTGGACAAGAAACTAAACTCCTGAAAGCACTTGCATCAAGTTTTCTTTATAAAGACCTCCTGACCCTGGATCACGTCCAAAAGCCGGTATTACTGGAGAAGATATTAAAGGCACTTGCATTACAGATCGGTAATGAGGTTAATTACAGCGAGTTGGCTCAATTGCTCAATTCAGATAAAGAAACTATTGAAAAATATATCGACCTCCTGGAAAAAACTTATATCATTTTCAGGCTGAACGGACTGAACCGCAATGTTAGAAATGAAATTAAAAAAGGCAAAAAAATCTATTTTTATGACAACGGGATACGAAACGCAGTTCTCGGTAATTTTCTGCCTCTCTCATCACGTATGGATACCGGTGCATTGTGGGAAAATTTTCTAATCAGTGAACGATATAAGTTTCTGGGGAACAGAGATATAGACTTTAAGCGATATTTTTGGAGAACAACCCAGCAACAGGAGATTGATTATATTGAGGAGCTAGACGGCCGGCTTTTTGCTTTTGAATTTAAATGGAACCCTTTAAAAAAGCCTTTCCTGTCAAAAACATTTGCTAATGCTTATCCCCAATCTGAATTTCAGGTCATTTCACCTGAAAACATGCATTTGTTTCTGACGGAAACACTGCAAAAGGAGGAACAGTGA